The proteins below are encoded in one region of Silene latifolia isolate original U9 population chromosome 2, ASM4854445v1, whole genome shotgun sequence:
- the LOC141641174 gene encoding uncharacterized protein LOC141641174, with protein MGSAGGLWCGWKKGLMMSCVTTCNNFIILLNEMNPSFPWYLVLFYGEPEQSLRMQVFELLGSWLVSLEFPFVIVGDFNQVEFSCDKLSSKTGSIAGAMSFHNWRIEHELVDIPFKGPRFTWCNNRKGFKRVYERIDKAYGLKDWFHLFPNTGVKHLPIQISDHAPIELCFNLVKNSCTSPFKLVRKLAFIRNMLRKWSIEKRKAWSKEWDCFDERIVEAMNYAINTGNSDLAVQVNNEVTDFARAAALYWKQRAKMNWAVEGDTCTKFFFNWVKGRAGRNSILGIKDTLGNWSYDPVCIGNLFYTHFYAIYYPVNDDTATASFDTHVASSSSADFPRLAEHDVLFTQVRSIVKEDDLDFLTKTFTAKDVRRAVFQLGALKSPGPDGFSALFFQKCWHFVKHDVIAVVLNILNGGVVLKELNRTFITLVPKCESPERVEDFRPISLCNVIMKVVTRCITNRMSRVMSYLVGDYQNAFVVGRHIGDNVLLAHEAIQNINKHSSGACGRFAFKADMSKAYDRIRWDFLHCTLICFGFPNGLINLIMSVVTTVSYEVLVNGAPLKQFQPSCGLRLGDPLSPYLFILCMEILSQNILAAQANGSIYGIKLSRNAPPLSHLLFADDSIFFLLDKEEAYGKLKLILANFCTASGQIMNESKCGILFSPSTTMRFVQEGLSVLHILDNKGIGRYLGIDTDFGSSKKDIFNALIEKVRRRISSWNAIFLSPAGRLTLISSVLSALSNYVLSVFKIPSEGGLGIRNIQCMNHVLLDKLAWKVLTMKDSLVSRVFYDKLICNNNLVMPGSLKSCSYQTWGCKSLSYGMELILAHLGWKPGVSSTLRIWNCGWVGGEVPPQTTRLGFPPPGSMLNFTVKDLLAPSLCWNHGLIFDLFETEWARRISAMPICKTFVDDCIFLKLTSSGIYSVKSGYAVCLASYLRVHSSSKDGSRIDSSTKAFWSVCPWYGEDGMVETLEHLFRDCFLVKRLWACSSIGISTEFASSVRLRDWIKNWINFFFTKEDASNTVIWFLSVLWSLWCIRNEIMFSGMSFSPKYFFAFLSNSTNVALEAESRLASTASTLGSDCHGPLGTLRNEISNHFPFFLVGEKGTCAPFRVKVDASWVSSLHASAGWIVYAPNGECYGTFAISFDL; from the exons ATGGGTAGTGCTGGTGGCCTTTGGTGTGGCTGGAAGAAGGGTTTGATGATGAGCTGTGTAACTACATGTAATAACTTCATCATCCTTTTGAATGAAATGAATCCTTCTTTTCCTTGGTATCTCGTGTTGTTCTATGGTGAACCTGAGCAATCTCTCCGTATGCAAGTGTTTGAGCTTTTGGGTTCATGGTTAGTTTCCTTAGAGTTTCCGTTTGTCATTGTAGGAGACTTTAATCAAGTCGAATTCAGTTGTGATAAGCTTAGTTCGAAGACGGGTAGTATAGCGGGGGCAATGAGTTTCCATAATTGGCGTATTGAACATGAACTTGTTGATATTCCGTTCAAAGGGCCGCGTTTCACGTGGTGCAATAATAGAAAAGGTTTTAAGCGAGTTTATGAAAGAATTGACAAGGCCTATGGTTTGAAGGATTGGTTTCATCTTTTCCCTAATACTGGTGTTAAACATCTGCCCATTCAGATTTCGGACCATGCTCCCATTGAATTATGCTTTAACCTTGTTAAGAACTCAT GTACTTCTCCGTTTAAGTTGGTAAGGAAGTTAGCTTTTATTCGAAATATGTTGCGGAAATGGTCCATTGAGAAACGTAAGGCTTGGAGTAAGGAGTGGGATTGTTTTGATGAACGTATTGTGGAAGCTATGAATTACGCCATTAATACGGGAAATTCTGATTTAGCTGTTCAGGTTAATAATGAGGTTACAGATTTTGCTAGAGCTGCAGCTTTGTACTGGAAGCAGCGTGCGAAGATGAATTGGGCGGTTGAGGGGGATACTTGTACTAAGTTCTTTTTTAATTGGGTTAAGGGCCGCGCGGGTCGTAATTCTATTCTTGGTATCAAAGACACGTTGGGGAATTGGAGTTATGATCCGGTTTGTATTGGGAATCTCTTTTACACGCACTTTTATGCTATTTATTATCCGGTTAATGACGATACTGCTACGGCCTCTTTTGATACTCATGTGGCTTCGTCGTCTTCAGCTGATTTTCCAAGGTTGGCGGAGCATGATGTGCTCTTTACCCAGGTAAGGTCTATTGTTAAAGAGGATGATTTAGATTTCTTGACCAAAACTTTTACTGCTAAAGATGTGAGACGGGCGGTCTTTCAACTAGGAGCCTTGAAATCCCCGGGTCCTGATGGTTTTTCGGCCTTGTTTTTCCAGAAATGTTGGCATTTTGTGAAGCATGATGTTATTGCGGTGGTTCTAAATATTCTTAATGGTGGTGTGGTTCTTAAAGAACTTAACAGGACCTTTATTACACTAGTTCCGAAATGTGAGAGCCCTGAAAGGGTGGAGGATTTCAGACCTATTAGTCTTTGCAACGTTATTATGAAGGTGGTCACGCGCTGCATTACGAATAGGATGTCTAGGGTTATGAGTTATCTGGTTGGTGATTACCAAAATGCTTTTGTTGTTGGTCGGCATATTGGGGATAACGTTCTACTTGCTCATGAAGCAATTCAGAATATTAATAAGCACTCATCTGGGGCCTGCGGGAGATTTGCTTTTAAAGCGGATATGAGTAAGGCTTATGATCGTATTCGATGGGATTTTTTACACTGTACTCTTATTTGTTTCGGGTTTCCTAATGGTTTGATTAATCTTATTATGAGTGTTGTCACAACGGTTTCGTATGAGGTTTTGGTTAATGGTGCTCCTTTGAAGCAATTTCAGCCTAGTTGCGGTTTACGTCTGGGAGACCCGCTATCGCCGTACCTGTTTATCTTATGTATGGAAATCCTGTCTCAAAATATTCTAGCAGCTCAAGCCAATGGGTCTATATATGGTATTAAGTTATCAAGAAATGCGCCCCCTCTTTCCCACTTATTATTCGCGGATGATTCTATATTCTTTCTTCTTGATAAGGAGGAGGCTTACGGTAAGCTTAAACTGATCTTGGCTAACTTCTGTACTGCTTCGGGTCAGATTATGAATGAGTCTAAATGTGGTATTCTGTTCAGTCCAAGCACCACGATGCGCTTTGTGCAGGAAGGTCTGAGTGTTTTACATATCTTAGACAATAAGGGTATTGGTCGATACTTGGGTATTGATACTGATTTTGGTTCGTCTAAAAAGGATATTTTCAATGCGCTCATTGAAAAGGTACGACGCCGTATTTCGTCTTGGAATGCTATCTTTCTCTCACCTGCGGGAAGGTTGACTTTGATCTCTTCTGTTTTGTCTGCTTTATCGAATTATGTCCtatcggtatttaaaataccg TCGGAAGGTGGACTTGGAATTCGAAACATTCAGTGTATGAATCATGTTCTGTTAGATAAATTAGCTTGGAAAGTTCTGACGATGAAAGACTCTTTGGTAAGTCGAGTTTTCTATGATAAGCTCATTTGCAATAATAATCTTGTGATGCCCGGGTCTTTAAAATCTTGCTCGTATCAAACTTGGGGTTGCAAGAGTTTATCTTATGGAATGGAGTTGATTTTGGCTCACTTGGGCTGGAAACCTGGTGTCAGTTCAACGCTACGTATATGGAATTGTGGATGGGTTGGTGGTGAGGTACCGCCTCAAACGACGAGATTGGGATTTCCGCCGCCAGGCTCTATGTTGAATTTTACTGTTAAGGATCTTCTTGCTCCTTCGTTGTGTTGGAATCATGGTCTAATCTTTGATTTGTTTGAAACCGAGTGGGCTCGTCGGATCTCTGCCATGCCTATTTGTAAAACTTTTGTTGATGATTGTATTTTCTTGAAGCTTACTTCTTCGGGGATCTATTCGGTCAAAAGCGGGTACGCGGTCTGCCTTGCTTCTTATCTACGTGTTCATAGTTCGTCTAAGGATGGGAGTAGAATTGATTCCTCTACAAAGGCTTTTT GGTCGGTGTGTCCTTGGTATGGGGAGGATGGTATGGTGGAGACTTTAGAGCACCTCTTTAGGGATTGTTTTTTGGTTAAGCGTCTTTGGGCGTGTTCCTCGATTGGTATTTCTACTGAGTTTGCTTCGTCTGTTCGGTTACGTGATTGGATTAAAAATTGGATAAATTTTTTCTTCACAAAGGAGGATGCATCTAATACTGTCATTTGGTTCCTTTCTGTCCTATGGAGTTTATGGTGCATCAGGAATGAAATTATGTTCTCAGGAATGTCCTTTTCGCCTAAGtacttctttgcatttctttcgaACTCTACTAATGTGGCTTTGGAAGCGGAGTCGCGGCTTGCTTCTACAGCCTCGACTTTGGGGTCTGACTGTCATGGTCCGTTGGGCACTTTGAGGAATGAGATTAGTAATCATTTTCCGTTTTTTTTGGTGGGAGAAAAAGGAACTTGTGCTCCTTTCCGAGTTAAAGTTGATGCGAGTTGGGTAAGTTCTTTACATGCTTCTGCAGGTTGGATTGTCTATGCACCTAATGGGGAATGTTATGGGACTTTTGCCATAAGTTTTGATCTTTGA